TCACGCCATCAATCTGCGACCTGTCATCTTTGTAAGCCCAGATACCACGGATTTTTTTACCTTCCTCCTTCGCGCACTGAATCTCCCATTTCTGGCCGGTCGAGGCGGCAGAGTTCTTGCTGACCAGCACGATCACGCCATGAGAGCGCTTGATCCTGGTGCGGACTTTGTCCTTCCAGCCAGTCTCATATGCCTCGTGAACAGACATATCGATGAATTCGAACGGCTGACGCGGATGCAGAGACTGTCCTTTCAAAAAGTCTCTCTGCCTTTCATCCTCGATCGCAAAGGCAATAAAGACCACTCTCTTATCAGCCATGAACTTTCTTCTCCAACAGCATTTTTGTGCAGCGCAACTACCACAAGTGGTGTTTTATCTCATTTAGGTCGCGCTCTGTCGGTTTCCAAGCCCACGCCGCGATGCCGCCCAAGGCCTGCGTTCCACGAAGCACCGTAGTGCTGGAGGCGGCCGGATCGGACATGGCCACAGAACCGATCTCGCGGGACCGGTCAGGCGGACCATCCGCCGGTTGCGCACAATCATTGAACGGCGAGTGGCCTTCCACGGCATGGTGGGTCATGGCCGAAACCTCCACCATTACCCCCAAGCTGCAGGCTCGCATTGAGGCCATCGCTGTGCGTTTGGGCCGTGCGCCTGCTGCGATCATCGCCGATGCGCTCGAACACGGTCACTCGCTCAACTAGCAGGAGCGCTATGTCGATGAGGTAGTGGCAGGGTGTGCCGGCACGGCCGCCGGCCGCATCGCCTCGACCATCTTGAAGCCATCCAGGACTATATCGCGCAGGACAGCCCTGGCGCCGCGTACAAGTTTGCCCTCACCGTTCGCGCACGCGTTTTTGCCCTGCTGCCGGGTTTACCCGTTGATCGGCCGCGCGGGGCGCGTCGCCGGCACCCGCGAGCTGGGGATCTCTGGCACCGCCTATATCGTGGTCTACGAAGCCGGCGAGCGGATCGACATGCTCGCGAGCTTACCGCGCTGTCCTCGGAATTTTCTGCCGCAACCGCATGTTCGTTGTATACTGTAGATAGTAAGTGAAGGAGATGCCAACTGTGTCTGTCGAACCCATTAAGGGACCCGCCTCGTACTTCCCCTCGATCGAGAAAAAGTACGGTCGCCCCATCGCTGAGTGGCAGCAGATCGTCCGGGATCGGCTCCCGGCGAAACACATGGACCTCGTGTCGATGTTGAAGGTCGAGCACGGCATGGGGCATGGTCACGCCAACGCGATCGTTGCCTACGTGCTGTCCGAGGCAAAAGCCTAAGGCCGCTCAGGTGGCAATATGAAGGGTCTGCTTCCCACCGAGGCTGTGTGAGAACGCGGTTGGGTGTGTCGGCGCGGATTGGTGACGGGGTGCGAGGTGCCGCGTGCCCTCACGCCCGCAGGGCGGTGAGGAGAGGCCCGGTTCCGAGGATCGCCATGACCCGCTTCAGATTGTAGGCCAGGACCTGCAGGCTCATCTCGGTGGCCACGTTTCTCAACCGTCGCATCCGGAAGTGCGTCGCCCCCATCCAGCCTTTGAGCGTCCCGAACACGTGCTCGACCGTCTGGCGCCGCGTGCGCATCGCATGAGGATCCGCGTCGAGCCGGCGCTGTACGGCTTCCAAGACAGCCTCGTGCTCCCACCGCGTCACCCGCCGCTCCTTGGCCGGCGTGCAGCGTGCCTTGATCGCGCAGTCGTGGCAGGCCGTCGTCCAGTAGCGGCGTAGCGTCAGTCCGCCCTCCACGTTCGTGTAACGGTACGAGAGCCGCTCGCCGGCCGGACACCGGTAGGCGTCCGCCTCTGGCTCGTAGACGAAGTCTTGTTTGCCGAAGCGCCCCTCCGCCTTGGCGCCCGAGGTCAGCGGCTTGGGCAGCGTCACCGCGATGCCGGCCTGCTCGCAGGCCAGGATCTCCTCGCCCGAGAAGTAGCCCCGGTCGGCCAGCACGCTGAGCCCTTCATGCCCGGTCGCCACCTGGCCCTGGCGGCTCATGTGCGCCAGCTGGGTGCGGTCGTGCCCGACGTTGGTCACCTCATGCGCGACGATCAGATGATGCTCGGTGTCGACGACCGCCTGCACGTTATAGCCGACCATCCCCGTGCCCTTACCGCTCGTGGCCATCGCCCGCGCGTCCGGGTCTGTCAGCGAGATCTGCCGGTCGGGGGCAGCCTCGACGAGCGTCTCCATCGCCTGCAACTCGCGCATTCGCGTCCGCAGGGCGTCCAGACGCTCGGCGATGCGCACCTTGCGCACGCGCGCGACCTCGTCTTCCTGGCGGTCGGCGGTGTCGAGGGCGGCGAGATAGCGTGCGATGCTCGCCTCGACCTGCTCGATGCGGCGCCGGACCGCGGCTGGGGTGAAGTTGCGATCACGGGCGTTCACCGCTTTGAAGCGGCTGCCGTCCAGCGCCACGACACCACCGGCCAGGAGGCCGAGTTGGCGACACAGCACCACGAACTGGCGGCAGGCGGCTTGGATCGCAGGACCGTTGTCGCGCCGGAAGTCGGCGATGGTCTTGAAGTCTGGGGCGAGGCGGCCGGTCAGCCACATCAGCTCGACGTTGCGGCCGGCCTCGCGCTCCAGGCGGCGGCTGGAGGCGACTTGGTGGAGATAGCCGTAGAGGTAGATCTTCAGCAGTGTCGCGGGATGGTAGCCGGGCCGGCCCGTCGTGGCCGGCACCACGCCGTCAAAACCCAGAGCCGCGAGATCGAGTTCGTCGACGAATGCATCGACGACGCGCACCGGATTGTCCTCGGATACGTAATCGTCCAGCCGGTTCGGCAGAAGCGTGACTTGATGGCGATCAGCACCACAAACAAAACGCGCCATAGCCGCCTCCGCCGTCCCGCAGAGACTATCAGAACAGCAGCGTTTTCACACAGCCTCCACCCCTTCGAGACATTATTCTTCCGTGCGAACACAGCGTTCTTCGTCTGCTGACGCTCAATCAATCGGTCTCGTCAATCGTCGGCAAGTGCCGATCGATCGGCCTGATATCGTTCTTCTGATGAATATATTGGTTGAGTTCGTCTGGGGTCGCCGGACGATCGTTGAATTTTTCTCCGGCCCGTTTCAGAGCATTGCTGATGAAGGCCGGAGACTTCTTCCTGGCGTCGCCTCTTGAAACGATGTCGTCCAGAATAGCCTTATCCCCTGGCGTTATCATGTGATGCGCCCTCGTGCTGGAATAATAGGGTTATTCAGGTTGAGGGGCCGGCAGATCGCGCCGGTTACTTTCCACGAATTTTTTGCCCTCTTCGCCATAAGCCTTCACGATGTCCGCCGGCATGTTCCGGTTCGCCTCGTTGAATATCTGGTCGAGATCGTCCCAGACCTTCTGCCTACCGTCATTGTTGGCTTCGTTCTTCAAGCCATGGTCGAACTTATTGGCAATGTACATGAAAAGCGCCGTCTGCAAATTAAAGTCGCGGTCGCTGTAGGCTTCGCGGGTATTCATCAGTTTTTTCCTTTCTATTACGATTAGTTGCAGAATTGCACCGAAAACCAGAACAAAAGACCCTAGATTGACGATGAATGCAACGACTGTTCCTGTGACCCACTCGTCGTTTTCGATCCCTTTCTGGTCTGGCGAATAGTTACCGGTCGCGATCTGGAGCCAGAAATTCCAGTTTGCCGATTGCCTGATTTCGGAAGCGTTAGGCCCGCCATACAACAGGCCGGCGATCGCGAAGCACGCGACCACGAACACAGCCCGCGCGGTTGTCGTGGTTTGCGAGATGGCGCTCCGGAGTACCGCCCGTAACGAGACCGGTTCGGTTCGAGGCGGCGCATTCCCTGGAGGAGGCGATGAGCTTCCGGCATTGCCCGCATCCCGTGTCATCGAGGCATCCCGGAACTAGCGCAGCCGCAGCTAACGACATCTACCCGAAATCAGGTATTGCGCCGCAGCCACAGCCTGCCCAGCATTTCCGGGTCCTGATGCAAGCGTGGCGTTGCCGGTGCCGGCCGGGCTCTACTCGCCGGGGCGAGCGGAACCCATCCCTCGGGGCTGGTTTCCGCCCATGCGGGTGACGATCCCTAACGCGCTACCTCGTATGGGGAATCGCTAATATGAAGCCTTCGGGGAAGTATGAAGGGGAGAAGGGAGAAATTTCATTTTAGACCCTCATAGTTTGCCGCTATGATCGAGTCATGACCACCACGGCCACGAAAGCCCCTGTTCTCTCGCTCGATATCCGGCCCCGCCAGACCGAGGCGATCAAGCCGGCCGAGTTGATCCAGGTGACCGGCCACCACGACCTCACCCTCAATGCACGGCGGGCAATCACCATCCTCTGGCACCACGCCCATATGCAGGGCGTCGAGGAAGGCCGGGACTATTCGATCGAGATCGACGAGCTGAAGCCGGACGGCCACAAAGGCTACGAGATGGTCGAGGAGGCGATCGAGGCGCTGATGCGCACGATCCTCACTGTCCGCATGACAGATGGCAGGACCCGCCGCGTGCAGTTTCTCGGCGGAAACGATCTGGACGATCCTGACCGGCCTGCCGGCGTCCTCACCTACAGCTTCGACAAGCGCCTCGTCGAAGTTCTGAGAGAGTCGAGCATCTGGGGCAAGATCGCGATCCCGATCCTGATGGCCTTCACCTCGAAATACGCGGTGAGCCTCTACGAGAACACCGCGCAGTTCTCAAACCTCGAATACAAGACCCATGCGGAATACACGCTCGACGAGTTCCGCAACCTGATGGGCGTGCAGCCCGGCCAGTACAAGACCTTCGGCGAGCTGAACAAGCACGTCATCAAACCGGCCTTCGCCGAGGTGAACGCGCTCGCGCCATTCAACCTCTCCGCCCTGCCGATGAAGCAGGGCAAGAAGGTTGTCGGCATCCGGCTCGCCTGGTGGAAGAAGGATGGCGACGCGCTCACAGCCGCGTGGGAGGAAGTCCGCCGCCCGAAGGTCGGCCGCAAGGCGCGGATCGAGGGCACGGTCGAGGTGCTGGCGCACGCCCCCGTCGCTTCGGTCGGCCGGCTCATGCGCATGGCCCGCAAAGCCTCCCCGCGCCCGAAGACCTCATAGTAGACGGCGTCCAGATGCAGCGTTTGCAACGACTTAAAACAGCTCCCCGAAAACCTCATAGTTGGACGAAATGCGCCGATCGACAGGCCCAAGCCCTGTGGATAACTCCCCTGCCCTATCCCCGAAAACCTCACAATAGCGCCCCGGATTCCTCATTTTATGCCCCGAAAACCTCATACTAAGTGGCCCCAATTCCCCGGATTCCTCATCGGAGTCCCCGAATCCTTCATAGTTGGACCCGTAACCCTTTGTTAAGCATGACTGTTTCGCGCCCGAATCTTTGAATCTTTTGAACATTTGAATAAAAAAGAACACTGAGCCTACCCTTGGACCCATCGGGGAAGCGGTGGCAGAGCACAGCGGCTGACCTTCCCTGATCGGGCTGCCCACAGGCAGAATTAGGAATCGGCCTGACGGCCGATGAGTCAAAACGGACGCCCGCGCAAAAGCGCGGTCGAAGTTTTTGTTTGCTCATTGTCCGAGCCATCCAGCCTAGCACCGTGCTCGCCCGGCCAAAGGCAACCTGCAGGGCAGGCGCGCTTCGCGCGTCCTTTGGCCGGGCTGCGCGCGATGCAGATCAGGAGGCATCGGGACGAGGAACATCGCTGCCGCGCTATCGCGCGGGTTCGATTTCGCCTTCCGGCAGAATCGAACAAGGAACGAGACCGGCCTTTTGCACCCAACACCCGCCTCCGGCGCGAGCCGGGGCCCTGTAAAAGTCTGTCTACGAGAAGGTGGTCGCGGGTAGTGTCGCGCGTCGCTTGTCAGACACCGAACCCCCTGCTAGACTTTTCTTCCAAGTAATTGCCGAATTATCAGATGAACGACTATCTTGGATCAATAAAGCGCGAACATCCCGGCGCATTTATTCGCCGTGAGATCATC
The sequence above is a segment of the Methylorubrum extorquens genome. Coding sequences within it:
- a CDS encoding IS1182 family transposase; amino-acid sequence: MARFVCGADRHQVTLLPNRLDDYVSEDNPVRVVDAFVDELDLAALGFDGVVPATTGRPGYHPATLLKIYLYGYLHQVASSRRLEREAGRNVELMWLTGRLAPDFKTIADFRRDNGPAIQAACRQFVVLCRQLGLLAGGVVALDGSRFKAVNARDRNFTPAAVRRRIEQVEASIARYLAALDTADRQEDEVARVRKVRIAERLDALRTRMRELQAMETLVEAAPDRQISLTDPDARAMATSGKGTGMVGYNVQAVVDTEHHLIVAHEVTNVGHDRTQLAHMSRQGQVATGHEGLSVLADRGYFSGEEILACEQAGIAVTLPKPLTSGAKAEGRFGKQDFVYEPEADAYRCPAGERLSYRYTNVEGGLTLRRYWTTACHDCAIKARCTPAKERRVTRWEHEAVLEAVQRRLDADPHAMRTRRQTVEHVFGTLKGWMGATHFRMRRLRNVATEMSLQVLAYNLKRVMAILGTGPLLTALRA
- a CDS encoding replication initiation protein — translated: MTTTATKAPVLSLDIRPRQTEAIKPAELIQVTGHHDLTLNARRAITILWHHAHMQGVEEGRDYSIEIDELKPDGHKGYEMVEEAIEALMRTILTVRMTDGRTRRVQFLGGNDLDDPDRPAGVLTYSFDKRLVEVLRESSIWGKIAIPILMAFTSKYAVSLYENTAQFSNLEYKTHAEYTLDEFRNLMGVQPGQYKTFGELNKHVIKPAFAEVNALAPFNLSALPMKQGKKVVGIRLAWWKKDGDALTAAWEEVRRPKVGRKARIEGTVEVLAHAPVASVGRLMRMARKASPRPKTS
- a CDS encoding TIR domain-containing protein, with the protein product MADKRVVFIAFAIEDERQRDFLKGQSLHPRQPFEFIDMSVHEAYETGWKDKVRTRIKRSHGVIVLVSKNSAASTGQKWEIQCAKEEGKKIRGIWAYKDDRSQIDGVTTVEWSDANITSFIDSL
- a CDS encoding DUF4287 domain-containing protein, whose protein sequence is MSVEPIKGPASYFPSIEKKYGRPIAEWQQIVRDRLPAKHMDLVSMLKVEHGMGHGHANAIVAYVLSEAKA